A genomic region of Saccopteryx bilineata isolate mSacBil1 chromosome 1, mSacBil1_pri_phased_curated, whole genome shotgun sequence contains the following coding sequences:
- the LOC136320144 gene encoding olfactory receptor 7A17-like, with product MYLITVLGNLLIILAVSSDSHLHTPMYFFLCNLSLVDICSTSTTILKMLLNMQTQSRVIAYEGCITQMYFFIFFTVLDDFILTVMTYDHFVAICHLLHYIVIMNPRLCGLLVLISCIICILNSLKQSLMVLQLSFCPDLEIPHFFCELSQMIQLACLLCFLNNMVIYVAVFLLAGGPYTYSKIVSSICRIPSCQGKHKAFYSCVSHLSVVSLFYGSSLRVYLSSAATHSSHSSATASVMYAVVTPMLNPFTYSLRNKDIKRAP from the coding sequence ATGTACCTGATCACTGTGTTGGGGAACCTGCTCATCATCCTGGCCGTCAGCTCAGACTCCCACCTCCACAcgcccatgtacttcttcctctgCAACCTGTCCCTGGTGGACATctgctccacctccaccaccatcctGAAGATGCTGCTGAACATGcagactcagagcagagtcataGCCTATGAAGGCTGCATCACCCAGAtgtactttttcattttctttacagtGTTGGATGACTTTATCCTGACTGTGATGACCTATGACCACTTTGTGGCCATCTGTCACCTCCTGCACTACATAGTCATCATGAACCCCAGGCTCTGTGGACTGCTGGTTCTGATTTCTTGTATCATATGTATTctgaattccttgaaacaaagcTTAATGGTGTTGCAGCTGTCCTTCTGTCCAGACTTGGAAATCCCCCACTTTTTCTGTGAACTCAGCCAAATGATCCAACTTGCCTGCCTGCTCTGTTTTCTTAATAACATGGTGATTTATGTTGCAGTTTTCCTGCTGGCAGGTGGTCCTTACACTTACTCTAAGATAGTGTCCTCCATATGTAGAATCCCATCATGTCAGGGGAAACATAAAGCATTTTATAGCTGTGTGTCTCACCTCTCAGTTGTGTCCTTATTTTATGGTTCAAGTTTAAGAGTGTACCTCAGCTCTGCTGCCACCCACAGCTCACACTCAAGTGCAACAGCCTCAGTGATGTACGCCGTGGTCACACCCATGCTGAACCCCTTCACCTACAGTCTCAGGAACAAGGACATAAAGAGGGCACCGTAA